One genomic region from Evansella sp. LMS18 encodes:
- the udk gene encoding uridine kinase: protein MEKKPVIIGVAGGSGSGKTTVAREIYNKFEQQQILMIAQDAYYKDQTHLPMEERLKTNYDHPLAFDNDLLLDQLKKLINRETIEQPVYDYAKHTRSDDVTIIEPRDVIILEGILILEDERLRDMMDIKLFVDTDSDVRIIRRLMRDIKERGRTIDSVIDQYTSVVRPMHLQFIEPTKRYADIIVPEGGHNQVAIDLMVTKIKTILEEKSIL, encoded by the coding sequence ATGGAGAAAAAGCCTGTTATAATCGGTGTTGCAGGTGGTTCAGGCTCTGGCAAGACAACTGTAGCAAGAGAGATATACAATAAATTCGAACAACAGCAAATATTAATGATCGCCCAGGATGCCTACTATAAGGATCAGACTCATCTGCCTATGGAAGAGCGCCTGAAAACGAATTACGACCATCCTCTGGCTTTTGATAATGATTTGCTGCTCGATCAGCTAAAGAAACTTATTAACCGTGAAACTATAGAACAGCCGGTATATGATTATGCAAAGCATACAAGGTCGGATGATGTTACTATTATTGAACCGAGAGATGTTATCATACTTGAAGGGATATTAATCCTTGAAGATGAACGGCTCAGAGATATGATGGATATTAAGTTATTTGTCGATACAGATTCTGATGTGCGTATTATTCGCAGGCTTATGCGTGATATTAAGGAGCGGGGGCGGACGATCGATTCTGTTATTGACCAGTACACTTCCGTCGTGCGTCCAATGCATCTTCAATTCATCGAACCTACGAAGCGATATGCCGATATTATCGTTCCTGAGGGAGGACATAACCAAGTTGCGATAGATTTAATGGTTACAAAAATAAAAACCATTCTTGAAGAAAAATCAATTTTGTAA
- the mltG gene encoding endolytic transglycosylase MltG, with product MSDKKDPKDIHVSKLVERQKEASIVRKIVLVCFIVLILVIGGAAFGAYQYVMGALEPVDETDDEMIEVNIPIGSSTTGIGEILADHDLINSSTLFRVYVQYRNEEGFQAGDYELSRSMDMDEIIAELKEGTVYQDYELTFTIPEGRWLEQIVDIVSDETNIEAEELAELLQDDEYIEDLIERYAMLEEDILDEDIRYPLEGYLFPARYDFVEEEITPEQLVETMLDRTAAVLDHYEVGSQELSYHEVLTIASIIEGEARNDEERERVSGVISNRIIANMPLQMDPTIAYAHGEHFSRTLNEHLEIDSPYNTYRNTGLPPGPINNPGEQSIRAALMPENHGYLYFYHSPEGEVFFTETYEEHQEVLREHRPD from the coding sequence GTGTCAGATAAAAAGGACCCAAAAGATATACATGTTTCAAAACTGGTCGAGAGACAGAAAGAAGCCAGCATCGTAAGAAAAATCGTTTTAGTCTGTTTTATCGTTCTAATTCTCGTAATAGGCGGGGCAGCTTTCGGAGCTTATCAGTATGTGATGGGTGCTCTTGAACCAGTGGATGAAACTGATGACGAAATGATCGAAGTGAATATCCCGATAGGATCCTCGACAACAGGGATAGGCGAGATACTTGCAGACCATGATCTTATAAACAGTTCTACTTTATTTCGTGTGTATGTCCAGTACAGAAATGAGGAAGGGTTCCAGGCCGGAGATTATGAGCTGAGCCGTTCCATGGATATGGATGAAATTATTGCGGAACTAAAAGAGGGAACCGTTTACCAGGATTATGAGCTGACATTTACCATTCCGGAAGGCAGATGGCTCGAACAAATTGTCGATATTGTTTCAGATGAAACGAATATTGAAGCGGAAGAACTGGCGGAGCTGCTCCAGGATGATGAATATATTGAGGATTTAATCGAACGTTATGCAATGCTTGAGGAAGATATACTTGATGAGGATATAAGATATCCGCTGGAAGGTTATCTGTTCCCGGCAAGATATGACTTTGTTGAAGAAGAAATTACACCTGAACAATTGGTAGAGACTATGCTTGACCGTACGGCGGCAGTTTTGGACCATTACGAGGTAGGCTCTCAGGAACTATCTTATCACGAGGTACTGACGATTGCTTCCATAATTGAGGGAGAAGCCAGGAACGATGAAGAACGTGAAAGAGTTTCCGGGGTAATCAGTAACAGAATAATTGCGAATATGCCTCTGCAGATGGACCCGACGATCGCCTATGCGCATGGAGAGCATTTTTCAAGAACACTCAATGAACATCTGGAGATTGACTCACCATATAACACATACAGAAATACTGGCTTACCGCCTGGGCCAATAAATAATCCAGGGGAACAGTCTATCAGAGCAGCACTCATGCCGGAGAACCATGGTTATTTATACTTCTATCATTCTCCAGAAGGGGAAGTGTTCTTTACAGAAACCTACGAAGAACACCAGGAAGTATTACGGGAGCATCGCCCTGACTAA
- the greA gene encoding transcription elongation factor GreA translates to MTEEKHYMTTEGKEKLEKELEYLKTERRKEVVERIKVARSFGDLSENSEYDSAKEEQAFVEGRINQLEKMIRNAHIIEEDGDNSSIVSLGKTVTFKELPDGEEEEYTIVGRAEADPIEGKISNDSPMAQSLMGKTIGDQVSVSTPGGDIRVEITKVS, encoded by the coding sequence ATGACAGAAGAAAAGCACTATATGACCACAGAAGGTAAGGAAAAGCTGGAGAAAGAACTGGAGTATTTAAAAACGGAGCGCCGTAAGGAAGTTGTTGAGCGTATAAAAGTGGCCCGCAGTTTCGGCGACCTCTCAGAGAACTCAGAGTATGATTCAGCGAAAGAAGAACAGGCTTTTGTAGAAGGACGAATTAACCAGCTGGAAAAAATGATCCGCAATGCCCATATTATTGAAGAAGATGGAGATAACTCTTCCATCGTCTCTCTTGGCAAAACGGTTACCTTTAAGGAACTGCCAGATGGAGAAGAGGAAGAATATACAATTGTCGGACGTGCAGAAGCCGATCCTATCGAGGGGAAAATCTCCAATGATTCGCCAATGGCGCAAAGCCTAATGGGCAAAACAATTGGCGACCAGGTATCTGTAAGCACACCTGGCGGAGATATCAGAGTAGAAATCACGAAAGTA
- a CDS encoding U32 family peptidase, with protein MEKTAVKSAEGKRVITKKPELLAPAGNLEKLKIAVHYGANAVFIGGREFGLRSNAGNFSMEEMAEGVQFAKKYGARIYVTTNIFAHNENMDGLEEYLKGIEEAGVAGIIVADPLIIEACKRAAPKLEIHLSTQQSLTNWQAVKFWKEEGLERVVLAREVGLQEMLEMKKNVDIEIETFIHGAMCIAYSGRCVLSNHMTARDSNRGGCCQSCRWDYFLYEDGEDMVSSEALFAESDSPFAMSPKDLNLIESIPKLVDAGIDSLKIEGRMKSIHYVATVVSVYRKVIDAYCADPDNFKIKREWLEELAKCANRPAAPAFFENTPGYKEQMFGNHGEKPSYDFAGLVLDYDPETGIVTLQQRNFFRPGDEVEFFGPEIENFTQKVDKLWDEKGRELDAARHPLQIVKFKAEKPVYRNNMMRKGAF; from the coding sequence ATGGAGAAAACAGCAGTTAAATCAGCTGAAGGGAAACGTGTAATAACAAAAAAACCAGAACTTCTGGCTCCCGCAGGAAACCTTGAAAAGTTAAAAATTGCCGTTCATTATGGCGCTAATGCGGTCTTTATAGGAGGGCGGGAATTTGGCCTGCGCTCCAATGCAGGGAATTTCTCAATGGAAGAAATGGCCGAAGGTGTACAGTTCGCGAAAAAATATGGAGCAAGAATATATGTAACTACAAATATTTTTGCCCATAACGAAAATATGGACGGCCTGGAAGAGTATTTGAAAGGGATTGAGGAAGCAGGTGTGGCAGGAATAATTGTCGCTGATCCTCTTATAATTGAAGCTTGTAAACGGGCGGCGCCAAAACTGGAAATTCATCTGTCCACCCAGCAGTCCCTGACTAACTGGCAGGCTGTTAAGTTCTGGAAAGAAGAAGGACTGGAAAGAGTAGTGCTTGCACGGGAAGTTGGTCTCCAGGAAATGCTTGAAATGAAAAAGAATGTGGATATTGAAATTGAGACTTTCATCCATGGGGCAATGTGTATTGCTTATTCAGGCCGTTGTGTGCTTAGTAATCATATGACTGCCAGAGACTCAAACAGAGGCGGATGCTGCCAGTCGTGCCGCTGGGATTATTTCCTTTATGAAGACGGAGAGGACATGGTCAGCAGCGAGGCATTATTTGCTGAATCCGACTCCCCGTTCGCAATGTCTCCAAAGGATCTTAATTTGATTGAGTCGATTCCTAAACTGGTGGATGCGGGAATAGACAGCCTGAAAATCGAAGGCAGAATGAAATCTATCCACTATGTAGCCACAGTAGTCAGCGTGTACCGGAAAGTCATCGATGCCTACTGTGCCGACCCTGATAACTTTAAAATTAAACGGGAGTGGCTGGAAGAACTTGCGAAATGCGCAAACCGTCCTGCAGCCCCTGCTTTTTTTGAAAATACACCGGGGTATAAAGAGCAGATGTTCGGCAATCATGGTGAGAAACCATCCTATGATTTCGCTGGCCTCGTACTTGATTACGACCCGGAAACTGGAATAGTAACTCTTCAGCAGCGTAACTTCTTCCGCCCGGGAGATGAAGTGGAGTTTTTCGGTCCGGAAATAGAGAACTTTACACAGAAGGTAGACAAGCTATGGGATGAAAAAGGCAGGGAGCTGGATGCGGCCCGTCATCCGCTTCAGATTGTGAAATTTAAGGCAGAAAAGCCTGTGTACCGTAATAACATGATGAGAAAGGGAGCATTTTAA
- a CDS encoding O-methyltransferase, which yields MKIQNITEEYINGLLPRRTPLLEEMEHYAEEHGVPIMEQTGIKLLLQILEIHQPARILEVGAAIGYSAIRMAEAVPDAEIYTMERDEERAEAARGNINKAGLTQRIFLLEGDALDLQKEAAENAPFDVLFIDAAKGQYERFFELYAPLVSPGGLVISDNVLFKGMVSGETESTSKRVESMVNKLRKFNERLMKDSSFSSMIYPVGDGVMVSRKKVANGGEQK from the coding sequence ATGAAAATACAAAACATAACAGAAGAATATATTAATGGACTCCTTCCCCGAAGAACACCACTCCTGGAGGAAATGGAACATTATGCAGAGGAACATGGGGTTCCTATTATGGAACAAACCGGAATAAAACTGCTCCTTCAAATTCTTGAAATCCACCAGCCGGCCAGGATTCTGGAGGTAGGTGCGGCGATAGGGTACTCTGCTATCCGTATGGCTGAAGCTGTTCCGGACGCTGAGATATACACGATGGAACGGGATGAAGAAAGGGCAGAGGCAGCCAGGGGCAATATAAACAAAGCTGGTCTTACTCAAAGAATCTTCCTTCTTGAAGGGGATGCACTTGACCTCCAAAAGGAAGCAGCAGAAAATGCTCCGTTCGACGTTTTATTTATTGATGCAGCTAAAGGCCAGTACGAGAGGTTCTTTGAACTCTATGCTCCCCTCGTATCACCTGGGGGGCTTGTTATATCAGATAATGTTCTGTTTAAAGGGATGGTTTCAGGTGAAACCGAATCAACCTCTAAACGAGTGGAAAGTATGGTAAACAAACTGAGGAAGTTTAATGAAAGACTTATGAAAGATTCCTCTTTTTCTTCCATGATTTACCCTGTCGGTGACGGGGTAATGGTCAGCAGAAAAAAGGTGGCAAATGGCGGTGAACAAAAATGA
- a CDS encoding peptidase U32 family protein, whose translation MKKPELLVTPVSPVNGEELIKAGATALLIGEEAYGLRLAGEFNREDVKETVRIAHEQGVKVYVPVNALFHNDMLDGLPDYIKFLSEANVDAVVFGDPGVLMTVRETAPEMKLHWNTETTATNWYTANYWGRKGAKRAVLARELNMDAILEIKENAEVEIEVQVQGMTCMFQSRRTLLGNYMEFQGKDLKVEGRSKDRSLYLHDPEREAKYPVWEDKNGTHIMSPKDICIIDELEELLEGNIDALKIDGILKDGDYIVKATQLYRQAIDLFFEDPEQYDEKREYFLEEIKKIQPPNRDTDTGFFFKETVY comes from the coding sequence ATGAAAAAACCTGAATTATTAGTTACTCCTGTTTCTCCAGTTAATGGGGAAGAGTTAATAAAAGCCGGTGCGACGGCACTGCTTATAGGTGAAGAAGCATATGGGCTGAGACTTGCAGGAGAGTTCAATCGGGAGGATGTTAAGGAAACTGTCCGAATCGCCCATGAGCAAGGTGTAAAGGTTTATGTGCCGGTCAACGCGCTGTTCCATAACGATATGCTTGATGGACTTCCTGATTATATAAAGTTCCTCAGCGAAGCAAACGTTGATGCAGTTGTTTTTGGCGACCCTGGTGTGTTAATGACAGTAAGGGAAACAGCCCCGGAGATGAAACTGCACTGGAACACAGAAACCACGGCTACAAACTGGTATACGGCAAACTATTGGGGCAGGAAAGGTGCAAAACGTGCTGTACTTGCCAGGGAACTGAATATGGACGCTATTCTCGAGATTAAAGAGAATGCGGAAGTTGAAATAGAAGTTCAGGTCCAGGGAATGACTTGCATGTTCCAGTCCAGGCGGACCTTGCTGGGGAATTATATGGAATTCCAGGGGAAGGATCTTAAAGTGGAAGGTCGCAGTAAGGACAGAAGTCTGTACTTGCACGATCCTGAACGTGAGGCAAAGTACCCTGTCTGGGAAGATAAAAACGGAACACACATAATGAGTCCAAAAGATATTTGTATTATTGATGAACTGGAAGAACTCCTGGAAGGGAATATCGATGCACTGAAAATTGACGGAATCTTAAAAGACGGGGACTATATCGTTAAAGCCACTCAGCTTTATCGCCAGGCTATTGACTTATTTTTTGAAGACCCTGAGCAGTATGATGAGAAACGGGAATATTTCCTTGAAGAAATCAAAAAAATCCAGCCTCCTAACAGGGACACAGATACAGGATTCTTCTTTAAAGAAACCGTTTATTAG